In Limisalsivibrio acetivorans, one genomic interval encodes:
- a CDS encoding transglycosylase SLT domain-containing protein: MKRVLVLLLIFCSQFSFADDFGDFMKEMDKGYTSQQDDFETYNEDIKKEFERYKRIVDEEFEAYKKEIALKWSSPEMTGPKKWVEYKDDMTARRSVDFDAGEFTIEIIAESIDGIEAEFEGMLKDMLSENYAEAYERDKPAKRIEKRAEEEIGGLLKGSPDESLVIGSAITGKDNPNSRDIEEATGKLLKGAEVNEKPSKIPGKKVYVLKGKLPKGIYAAKAREIAPIVRRYASKYSQKPSLIFAVIHTESAFNPMARSHIPAYGLMQIVPKSAGVDVAKYLTGKQTILAPSYLYDREKNIEAGATYLHILSTRYLRYIDNSLSRLYCAIAAYNTGSGNVALAFNGRDAGRYRYSAAKAAKKVNRMTPEQVYSYLRNNLTYAEARSYIAKVTSLLPKYSYFD; the protein is encoded by the coding sequence ATGAAACGTGTTTTAGTACTTTTACTCATTTTCTGTTCACAGTTTTCTTTTGCCGATGATTTCGGCGACTTTATGAAAGAAATGGACAAGGGATACACGTCCCAACAGGATGATTTCGAGACTTACAATGAAGATATTAAGAAAGAATTCGAAAGATATAAAAGGATCGTCGATGAGGAGTTTGAGGCATATAAGAAGGAAATCGCCCTCAAATGGAGTTCACCGGAGATGACAGGACCCAAAAAATGGGTCGAATATAAAGATGATATGACAGCCCGCAGGAGTGTAGACTTCGATGCGGGTGAGTTTACCATAGAGATTATCGCAGAGAGCATAGACGGCATTGAAGCAGAGTTTGAGGGAATGCTTAAGGACATGCTGAGCGAAAACTATGCCGAAGCATACGAAAGGGATAAGCCCGCCAAAAGGATTGAGAAAAGGGCAGAGGAGGAGATAGGAGGATTGCTAAAGGGCTCGCCTGATGAATCCCTTGTGATCGGCTCTGCAATAACAGGAAAAGATAACCCAAACAGCAGGGATATCGAGGAAGCAACTGGAAAACTTCTGAAAGGGGCAGAGGTTAATGAAAAGCCTTCAAAAATTCCAGGAAAGAAGGTCTATGTCCTAAAAGGGAAACTCCCCAAGGGGATCTATGCGGCCAAGGCCAGGGAGATTGCTCCCATTGTTAGAAGGTATGCCTCTAAGTACAGCCAGAAGCCATCGCTCATATTCGCTGTGATACACACCGAGAGTGCATTCAACCCCATGGCACGCTCACATATACCCGCCTACGGCCTTATGCAAATCGTTCCTAAATCGGCCGGTGTTGATGTTGCCAAATATCTGACAGGTAAACAGACCATTCTAGCACCGTCGTATCTTTATGACAGGGAGAAGAACATCGAAGCAGGTGCAACCTATCTTCATATACTCTCAACAAGGTATCTAAGGTATATAGACAACTCCCTCAGCCGGCTATATTGCGCCATAGCCGCATATAATACAGGCTCCGGCAATGTTGCCCTTGCTTTTAACGGCAGGGATGCGGGGAGATACCGATACAGCGCAGCAAAAGCAGCGAAAAAGGTAAACCGTATGACACCAGAGCAGGTTTACTCATATCTCAGAAATAATCTCACATACGCAGAGGCGAGGAGCTATATAGCCAAGGTTACCTCACTTCTGCCAAAATACAGCTACTTCGATTGA